From the genome of Muricauda sp. SCSIO 64092, one region includes:
- a CDS encoding FAD-binding protein, translated as MARTTKLSLDEWDTLHNNGPWDLKFLYKTKLEASSLMPSNLDRYNDAAREIQKLLKEAKNKNEGFRAYGSAWSLSHIAHQKDRMHFNAHMNEYFSFKDQDLHHLSGYDADDIFMFQCGNVIKEISEKLAGHGKSLKSSGASNGQTIAGCISTGVHGSGIKVGSVQDYVVGLNLIVGPNPGDIVYLERHSKPVLNDVFVQKIRSRVIRNDGLFNAALVGLGSFGFIHGVVIESQNLFLLKRYVKSIKKELALELAESLNFENFTEIPEEMVGGKGREPYHYKVFINQYQKDDSDYIVELMYKKDFKLNYPDPFPVIKKSIYRDLIQVAVSLGAQFTGLIPKFVNALESTILPKVDEVSIGTLAETFWDAPYQGPAFAISFGVPQDLSAKTLEILSEIARKKRTPGIFAMRFIKKSEATLSFARFDKTCMIEIDGVLWNEKKNLGSLNGLSREMMVALHKNNIPFTIHWGKNADWAFVGNDWQASSLADYMYGEDAKKWREYRSSLLAPDMQKLFSNRFLKECGLDRSESVQNPSDLVASLV; from the coding sequence ATGGCCAGAACAACCAAATTATCACTGGACGAGTGGGATACGTTACACAATAATGGACCCTGGGACCTAAAGTTCCTTTATAAGACCAAATTGGAAGCCTCTAGCCTTATGCCCTCCAATTTGGATCGCTATAATGACGCGGCCCGGGAAATTCAAAAGCTTTTAAAAGAGGCGAAAAACAAAAACGAAGGATTTAGGGCCTATGGTTCCGCCTGGTCCCTGTCGCATATTGCGCACCAAAAGGACAGAATGCATTTTAATGCCCATATGAACGAATATTTTTCGTTTAAAGATCAAGACCTCCATCACCTCTCGGGCTACGATGCGGATGACATTTTTATGTTTCAATGCGGTAACGTGATCAAGGAGATATCGGAAAAACTTGCAGGTCATGGCAAATCCCTAAAATCCTCTGGGGCCAGTAATGGCCAAACCATAGCGGGATGCATTTCCACGGGTGTGCACGGATCGGGAATTAAGGTGGGTTCAGTTCAGGATTATGTCGTAGGATTGAATTTGATTGTTGGTCCAAATCCAGGTGACATTGTTTATCTGGAAAGGCATAGCAAACCGGTTTTAAACGACGTATTTGTACAAAAGATAAGGTCCAGGGTAATTCGGAACGATGGGCTTTTTAACGCGGCCCTGGTAGGTTTGGGCTCCTTTGGATTTATCCACGGCGTTGTTATTGAAAGTCAAAATTTGTTTTTGTTGAAGCGTTATGTAAAGTCCATTAAAAAGGAGTTGGCCCTTGAATTGGCGGAATCGTTGAACTTTGAAAACTTTACGGAAATACCGGAAGAAATGGTTGGTGGAAAAGGGAGGGAACCGTACCACTATAAAGTATTTATCAATCAATATCAAAAGGATGATAGTGACTATATCGTAGAATTGATGTACAAAAAAGACTTTAAACTCAACTATCCCGATCCTTTTCCAGTAATCAAAAAATCCATTTATCGCGATTTGATCCAGGTAGCGGTTTCCCTTGGGGCCCAGTTTACCGGTTTGATTCCAAAATTTGTAAATGCCTTGGAATCCACCATACTGCCCAAAGTTGATGAGGTTTCAATAGGTACTTTGGCCGAAACCTTTTGGGATGCACCCTATCAAGGCCCCGCCTTTGCCATTTCCTTTGGGGTGCCTCAAGACCTTTCGGCAAAAACATTGGAAATTCTTTCCGAGATAGCCAGAAAGAAAAGAACCCCCGGGATTTTTGCCATGCGGTTTATAAAAAAATCCGAGGCAACCCTCTCCTTCGCGCGTTTTGACAAAACCTGTATGATTGAAATTGATGGGGTGCTTTGGAATGAGAAAAAGAACCTGGGCTCCCTTAATGGCCTCAGTAGGGAAATGATGGTCGCCCTGCACAAAAACAACATCCCGTTTACCATTCATTGGGGTAAAAATGCGGACTGGGCCTTTGTTGGCAATGATTGGCAGGCTTCTTCCTTGGCGGACTATATGTATGGGGAAGATGCCAAAAAATGGAGGGAGTACCGCTCATCATTATTAGCTCCCGATATGCAAAAACTGTTCTCCAATCGATTTTTAAAGGAATGTGGACTCGACCGTAGTGAATCCGTTCAAAACCCTTCGGATTTGGTAGCCTCCTTGGTATAA
- a CDS encoding nucleoside hydrolase codes for MILKKSKRAILLLILVLTSTEFVAQNATAKQALIIDADTANEVDDLFALVRAIGAPEFDLLGITSAQFHTSPLASDSTVAESQRINEEIVRLLGRKDIPLPLGSNGPLTKADQPQPSEAASFIITKAHQMQEGKKLQLVILGSCTNVASAILLDSTIVPKIQVHYLGFWHDTDTNTYNKEEFNSGNDVIAVNVLLDYPTLDLSVMTATTSQHLVFTKQTVDQRLKGKGGIADYLVNRWETYQRWWTKEDPLKKEWIMWDVAIIQALAHPEWTTTKEFLTPTENTQRHIKIHTAIAVEKMEADFWRHLDTLLN; via the coding sequence ATGATACTAAAGAAATCAAAAAGGGCAATACTCCTTCTGATACTTGTGTTGACCTCGACTGAATTTGTAGCGCAAAATGCCACTGCAAAGCAGGCATTGATCATAGATGCGGACACGGCCAATGAGGTGGACGATCTTTTTGCACTTGTACGGGCCATAGGGGCACCGGAATTCGATTTGTTGGGGATTACTTCGGCCCAGTTCCACACCTCTCCCTTGGCCAGCGACAGTACCGTGGCCGAAAGCCAACGTATCAACGAGGAAATCGTGCGCTTGCTTGGCAGAAAGGACATTCCTTTGCCATTGGGGAGCAACGGACCCTTGACAAAGGCAGACCAACCCCAACCCTCCGAAGCGGCAAGCTTTATCATTACGAAAGCACATCAAATGCAAGAGGGTAAAAAGTTGCAATTGGTGATTTTAGGTTCCTGCACCAATGTGGCGTCGGCCATTTTACTGGATTCCACCATCGTCCCAAAAATACAGGTACATTATCTTGGTTTTTGGCACGATACGGATACCAACACCTATAATAAGGAAGAGTTTAATTCTGGTAATGACGTTATCGCGGTCAATGTCCTTTTGGATTATCCTACATTGGACCTAAGTGTGATGACAGCGACTACCAGCCAACATCTGGTCTTTACCAAACAAACAGTGGACCAAAGACTTAAAGGAAAAGGAGGAATTGCGGATTACCTGGTCAATCGGTGGGAGACGTACCAGCGATGGTGGACAAAGGAAGATCCCCTGAAAAAGGAATGGATCATGTGGGACGTGGCCATTATCCAGGCTTTGGCACATCCTGAATGGACTACAACGAAAGAATTCCTTACCCCAACTGAGAATACCCAAAGACACATCAAAATCCATACGGCCATAGCGGTCGAAAAGATGGAAGCCGATTTTTGGCGGCATTTGGACACCCTTTTAAACTGA
- a CDS encoding phosphotransferase, protein MQLTTAIDIALFTDFLSEKGMLNPNEKIEKVEIPGEGNMNVVLRVITGHRSFIAKQSRPFVQKYQNIPAPIDRIGVEHSFYKTVQGSGIDAHLPGLLGFLPEHYMLFLEDLGQSEDMSFIYRKRSISDIHFNQLVSIAKGIHSSPITVDYPKNLELRKLNHQHIFVLPFLEDNGFSLDGIQVGLDALSLPFKTAKALKEKVEELGVLYLTTDGVLLHGDYYPGSWMAKADDVYVLDPEFSYQGPLEFDLGVLVAHLCMAIGDTGFFDKVIGRYDGRPNVQLVREFAGIEIIRRLIGLAQLPLDRTIGEKEQLLHLAERWVRGN, encoded by the coding sequence ATGCAACTCACAACAGCTATCGATATTGCCCTTTTTACCGATTTTCTAAGTGAAAAAGGGATGTTGAACCCAAATGAAAAAATAGAAAAGGTCGAAATACCCGGAGAAGGAAATATGAATGTTGTACTTCGGGTGATTACGGGACATCGTTCGTTTATCGCCAAACAATCAAGGCCTTTTGTTCAAAAATATCAGAACATTCCCGCCCCAATAGACCGCATTGGTGTAGAGCATAGCTTCTATAAAACGGTTCAGGGTTCCGGTATCGATGCCCACCTACCAGGATTGCTGGGCTTTCTTCCCGAGCATTACATGCTGTTTCTGGAGGATTTGGGGCAAAGTGAGGACATGTCCTTCATTTACAGAAAAAGGAGTATTTCCGATATCCATTTTAATCAATTGGTCTCCATTGCCAAAGGAATACATTCAAGTCCCATTACGGTGGATTATCCCAAAAATCTGGAACTACGGAAATTGAACCATCAACATATTTTTGTACTGCCGTTTTTGGAAGATAACGGTTTTTCCCTGGACGGTATCCAAGTAGGTCTGGACGCCCTGTCCCTTCCTTTCAAAACAGCTAAGGCCCTCAAGGAAAAAGTGGAGGAGTTGGGCGTTTTATACCTCACTACGGATGGGGTGCTTCTTCATGGGGATTACTATCCAGGTAGCTGGATGGCAAAAGCAGATGATGTATATGTCCTGGATCCCGAATTTAGTTACCAAGGTCCCCTTGAATTTGATTTGGGGGTTCTCGTGGCCCATCTTTGCATGGCCATAGGGGATACCGGTTTTTTTGATAAGGTGATTGGACGCTATGACGGACGGCCCAATGTTCAATTGGTCCGTGAGTTCGCCGGAATTGAAATTATTAGGCGTTTGATAGGTTTGGCACAACTGCCCCTCGATCGAACAATTGGGGAAAAGGAACAATTGCTCCATTTAGCTGAAAGGTGGGTTAGGGGCAATTGA
- a CDS encoding MBL fold metallo-hydrolase, producing MKHKFVKFLRRMLLGIGIGIGLVVTTILLFVGLSPQFGGKATEAQKATYELSDNYRDGRFVNSNAVQLDMSFGDMLKSIVGFLRSQPNTTPRENLPVRKMDSMAIASYQGEARLFWFGHSAFLLQMNNRNILIDPMFGEVPAPHPLLGGKRFSKELPIEVDKIPEIDAVLLSHDHYDHLDYGTIQKLKHKVNMFYTPLGVGVHLQKWGIAKKQIVELDWWEENRLGELRLVCTPAQHFSGRGISDRTKTLWSSWVIQSDNENIFFSGDSGYADHFKEIGTKYGPFDFAMIECGQYNEMWPDIHMFPEETAQAGLDVGAKKIMPIHWGAFKLAMHTWTDPIERVTKKAKELNVALVAPTIGEPIVVKERGAIKEQWWNTF from the coding sequence ATGAAACATAAATTTGTAAAATTCTTAAGGCGAATGTTACTGGGAATCGGAATAGGTATTGGACTTGTGGTAACTACAATACTACTGTTTGTTGGTTTAAGCCCCCAATTTGGAGGAAAGGCTACTGAAGCGCAAAAGGCTACATACGAACTATCGGATAACTACAGGGACGGGAGGTTTGTAAATAGTAATGCCGTGCAACTGGATATGAGCTTTGGGGATATGTTAAAAAGCATAGTCGGCTTTTTAAGATCGCAACCCAATACCACCCCCAGGGAAAACCTTCCCGTACGGAAAATGGACTCCATGGCCATCGCTAGTTATCAGGGGGAAGCACGATTGTTTTGGTTTGGGCACTCGGCTTTTCTGCTACAGATGAACAACAGGAATATCCTTATCGACCCCATGTTCGGAGAAGTTCCGGCCCCACATCCCTTGCTTGGGGGGAAGCGGTTTAGTAAAGAACTGCCCATTGAGGTCGATAAAATTCCTGAAATAGATGCCGTACTCCTCTCCCATGATCACTACGATCATTTGGATTACGGTACCATCCAAAAACTAAAGCATAAGGTCAACATGTTCTATACCCCCCTGGGGGTGGGCGTCCATTTACAAAAATGGGGGATAGCCAAAAAACAGATTGTCGAATTGGATTGGTGGGAGGAAAACCGTTTAGGGGAATTGCGATTGGTATGTACGCCAGCACAACATTTTTCAGGTCGAGGAATTTCGGACAGGACAAAAACTTTATGGAGTTCATGGGTAATCCAGTCGGATAATGAAAATATCTTCTTTAGTGGGGATAGTGGTTATGCCGATCATTTTAAGGAAATCGGCACCAAATATGGACCATTTGATTTTGCCATGATAGAGTGTGGACAGTACAATGAAATGTGGCCCGATATCCATATGTTTCCCGAGGAAACAGCACAAGCGGGACTCGATGTGGGAGCCAAAAAAATAATGCCCATCCATTGGGGAGCGTTCAAACTGGCCATGCATACGTGGACAGATCCCATAGAACGGGTCACCAAAAAGGCAAAGGAACTCAATGTGGCCCTAGTGGCGCCCACTATAGGAGAGCCCATCGTTGTAAAAGAAAGGGGTGCCATCAAAGAGCAATGGTGGAATACCTTTTAG
- a CDS encoding elongation factor G: protein MKIYDEKHIKNVVFVGAHGCGMTTLSETMLFEAGLLNRRGTVENKNTVSDYHTIEHERGTTVFATPLHTEWRNYKINIIDTPGLDDFVGEIMSSIRVADTVVTIINARNGVEIGTEIIWNYVDTYQKPTLFVINQIDHPKANFEDSFNDIKALVGNSAVKVQYPLQLDGAQCIIDVLKMKMYKFPPQGGKPEKHPIPDDQKELADQLHNELVEKAAENDEDLMELFFEKGTLNEDEMRQGIKAGMLNHEVFPVFCVSALQDMGSGRLMGFIDNVTPAAADLKPEQSVEGLSIPPKADAPTTLFVFKTVNLPNVGQLTFFKVKSGTVTVNDKLINSRTEETEVLNQLFIMDGKKREPVSKLVVGDIGATLKLKGTETNDTLHQEGHKMTIKPIKYPQSRLTKAVSAVSQHEEEKLTEALRKIQSQDPTVVVSYSNELKQQLVGCQGELHLATVKWILENTYGVQPKFEQPKIAYRETIKRSARASYRHKKQSGGAGQFAEVHLKIEPWHEGMPEPEGFNIRGKEEVDLPWGGKLVFYNCIVGGVIDLRYLPSIKKGILEVMESGPLTGSYVRDVRVLVYDGKMHSVDSNDIAFKIAGAHAFKEAFLNAKPQLMEPLRELTVRVPEEMLGNVMTDLQSRRSVILGFDTVEQYQILKCTTPEAELGGYSTNLRSLTQGKATFTSEFASFESVPENVQKELIKA from the coding sequence ATGAAAATATATGACGAAAAACACATTAAAAATGTAGTGTTTGTGGGTGCCCACGGCTGTGGCATGACCACATTATCTGAGACTATGCTTTTTGAAGCAGGACTTCTGAACAGAAGGGGAACCGTGGAAAACAAAAATACGGTCTCCGATTATCATACCATTGAACATGAAAGGGGCACCACCGTATTTGCAACACCACTACATACCGAGTGGCGCAACTATAAGATAAACATCATAGATACCCCCGGACTTGATGATTTTGTAGGGGAAATTATGTCTTCAATTCGGGTGGCTGATACCGTGGTTACCATTATCAATGCAAGGAACGGCGTTGAGATTGGTACCGAAATCATATGGAACTATGTGGACACCTACCAAAAACCCACACTTTTTGTCATCAATCAGATAGACCATCCGAAGGCCAATTTTGAGGACAGTTTCAATGATATCAAAGCTTTGGTGGGCAATAGTGCGGTTAAGGTACAGTACCCGTTACAGTTGGATGGCGCCCAGTGCATCATTGATGTCCTTAAAATGAAAATGTACAAATTCCCTCCTCAGGGAGGCAAGCCTGAAAAACACCCTATTCCGGATGACCAAAAGGAATTGGCGGACCAATTGCACAACGAATTGGTTGAAAAAGCTGCAGAAAACGATGAGGATTTGATGGAACTTTTCTTTGAGAAGGGGACGTTAAATGAGGATGAAATGCGGCAGGGTATCAAAGCGGGGATGCTTAACCACGAGGTGTTTCCAGTGTTCTGTGTATCGGCCCTACAGGATATGGGCAGTGGCCGACTAATGGGCTTTATTGATAATGTGACGCCCGCTGCGGCAGATTTAAAACCGGAACAAAGTGTGGAGGGATTGAGTATTCCCCCCAAGGCAGACGCCCCAACCACCTTGTTCGTGTTCAAAACCGTTAATTTGCCCAATGTGGGCCAATTGACCTTCTTCAAAGTAAAATCAGGTACGGTTACGGTCAATGATAAGCTGATCAATTCCAGAACGGAGGAAACCGAAGTGTTGAACCAGTTGTTCATTATGGATGGTAAAAAGCGTGAACCGGTATCCAAACTGGTCGTAGGTGATATTGGGGCCACCCTAAAGCTAAAAGGTACGGAGACCAATGACACCTTGCATCAAGAAGGGCACAAAATGACCATTAAACCGATCAAGTATCCGCAGTCAAGATTGACCAAGGCGGTTTCGGCAGTATCACAGCATGAGGAAGAAAAACTAACCGAGGCCTTGCGGAAAATCCAAAGCCAGGATCCGACGGTTGTAGTGAGCTATTCCAATGAATTAAAGCAACAACTGGTTGGTTGTCAAGGTGAATTGCATTTGGCCACGGTCAAATGGATCTTGGAAAACACCTACGGGGTACAACCAAAATTTGAACAGCCTAAAATTGCCTATCGCGAAACCATAAAACGTTCCGCCAGGGCAAGTTATCGCCATAAAAAACAATCAGGAGGTGCAGGGCAGTTTGCCGAGGTGCATTTAAAGATAGAACCATGGCATGAGGGTATGCCCGAACCGGAAGGATTCAATATCCGTGGAAAGGAAGAAGTGGATTTGCCCTGGGGAGGCAAACTGGTCTTTTACAATTGTATTGTAGGAGGTGTGATCGACCTGAGATATTTACCGTCCATCAAGAAAGGAATTTTGGAGGTTATGGAATCCGGCCCATTGACTGGCTCCTATGTTCGGGATGTTCGTGTGTTGGTATATGATGGAAAGATGCATTCCGTGGATTCAAACGATATTGCCTTTAAGATTGCCGGGGCACATGCCTTTAAAGAAGCGTTTTTAAACGCAAAACCCCAATTAATGGAACCCTTACGGGAACTTACGGTTAGGGTGCCCGAAGAAATGCTGGGCAATGTGATGACCGATCTACAGTCGCGCAGATCGGTGATTTTAGGTTTTGATACCGTGGAACAGTATCAGATTTTGAAGTGTACCACTCCGGAAGCGGAACTTGGGGGCTATTCCACCAACTTACGTTCCCTAACGCAAGGTAAGGCAACCTTCACTTCTGAATTTGCATCCTTTGAATCCGTTCCTGAAAACGTACAAAAAGAGCTGATCAAAGCGTAA
- a CDS encoding prohibitin family protein, protein MRDVFMLSIAAMLLFSSCAVIRPGEAGVKQTLGKFDDQVATEGTVFFNPFTSKVIKESTQTNNIKLILTLPSKEGLSVESEISILYRLQREKIPSVLQNLGRDYESIITSVFRSASSDVCAKFYAKDMHSGMRSNIEEEIKVKMNENLKKQADGIELIAVLMKSIQLPPGLANSIERKLQAEQDAMRMEFVIQQAKLEANRKIIDAEGERDAQKILSEGLTEEIIKIRSIEAFNRLSTSPNTKIILTDGKTPMLIDANE, encoded by the coding sequence ATGAGAGATGTATTTATGTTAAGCATTGCAGCTATGCTATTGTTTTCAAGCTGTGCAGTTATTCGACCGGGTGAAGCTGGGGTAAAGCAGACCTTGGGGAAGTTTGACGATCAGGTGGCCACCGAGGGCACCGTTTTTTTTAATCCCTTTACAAGTAAGGTGATTAAGGAATCAACACAAACGAATAACATTAAACTTATTTTGACCCTCCCCAGTAAGGAAGGGCTTAGTGTAGAATCGGAAATTTCAATTTTATACCGATTGCAACGAGAGAAGATTCCCAGTGTCCTACAAAATCTAGGGCGCGATTACGAATCCATAATTACCAGTGTGTTCCGTTCCGCCTCTTCCGATGTCTGTGCAAAATTCTATGCCAAGGACATGCACTCAGGGATGCGTTCCAATATCGAGGAAGAAATCAAAGTAAAAATGAATGAAAATCTGAAAAAGCAAGCTGATGGGATTGAATTGATTGCCGTTTTGATGAAAAGCATCCAATTGCCCCCAGGGTTGGCAAATTCCATTGAGCGAAAACTGCAGGCAGAACAGGACGCCATGCGTATGGAATTTGTAATCCAACAGGCCAAGCTTGAGGCGAACCGTAAAATTATTGATGCTGAAGGGGAACGCGATGCACAGAAAATCCTTTCCGAGGGTTTGACCGAAGAAATCATCAAGATCAGGAGCATTGAAGCATTCAATAGGCTTTCGACCTCACCAAACACCAAAATCATCCTTACGGATGGCAAGACCCCCATGCTCATCGATGCCAACGAATAA
- a CDS encoding type 1 glutamine amidotransferase domain-containing protein produces MFKKYRILKWISLVLGSLIVVIVSFGFWFRSLIPPGDITIESTTIEDLPYLSDNVIPMRGKILAVVTSTDVMGNSGKGTGYELSELARAYYTFTANGFEVDIASPKGGKPPVVIDDEDMGAYDFAFLNDSIAQYKTSNTLKIEDCIGEPYKAIFFVGGKGAMFDFPNNEAIQHIVKDYYESNKVIGAVCHGPAALVNVTLSNGRPLLENKEVTGFTNREELLLISDARKIFPFLLQDKMMEKGAHFKEGAMYLEKIGHDGNLLTGQNPWSTWSVAEQMIIQLGHEPKHREITDVENAVKVLLAYKTHGKQEAKKMIGAMLLNGNKPVNRVLIAKHGIISAMQGKLGDFSNMMSLVAFAKKCESKRKDIALN; encoded by the coding sequence ATGTTTAAAAAATATCGAATCCTTAAATGGATATCCCTCGTTTTAGGTAGTCTCATTGTCGTCATTGTTTCTTTTGGATTTTGGTTCAGAAGTTTAATTCCCCCTGGGGACATCACTATTGAATCCACTACAATTGAAGACTTACCGTATTTATCGGACAACGTTATCCCAATGAGGGGTAAAATACTGGCCGTGGTAACAAGTACGGATGTCATGGGCAATAGTGGAAAAGGTACAGGTTATGAATTATCGGAACTGGCGCGCGCCTATTATACCTTTACGGCAAATGGTTTTGAAGTGGATATTGCGAGTCCAAAAGGAGGGAAGCCACCCGTAGTAATTGATGATGAAGATATGGGAGCCTATGATTTTGCATTTTTAAATGATTCCATCGCACAGTACAAAACAAGCAATACGCTCAAAATAGAAGATTGTATTGGCGAACCGTATAAGGCCATTTTTTTCGTTGGAGGAAAAGGGGCGATGTTCGACTTTCCAAATAACGAGGCAATTCAACATATTGTAAAGGATTATTATGAAAGCAATAAAGTCATTGGTGCCGTTTGCCATGGTCCTGCCGCTTTGGTCAATGTAACGTTATCCAATGGACGTCCACTTCTGGAAAATAAGGAAGTGACTGGATTTACAAATCGGGAGGAACTACTTTTAATATCCGATGCCCGGAAAATATTTCCCTTTTTATTACAGGACAAGATGATGGAGAAGGGTGCCCATTTTAAGGAAGGTGCCATGTACTTGGAAAAAATTGGCCATGATGGTAATTTACTTACGGGACAAAACCCATGGTCGACCTGGAGTGTTGCTGAACAAATGATCATACAATTGGGCCATGAACCAAAACATAGGGAGATTACCGATGTAGAAAATGCGGTAAAGGTGTTATTGGCCTACAAAACCCATGGGAAACAGGAAGCAAAAAAAATGATCGGGGCCATGCTACTGAACGGGAACAAGCCCGTAAATAGGGTTTTAATTGCGAAACATGGTATAATTTCAGCGATGCAGGGTAAACTAGGTGATTTTTCAAATATGATGTCCCTAGTAGCTTTTGCGAAGAAATGTGAATCCAAAAGAAAGGACATAGCACTAAATTAG
- a CDS encoding helix-turn-helix domain-containing protein, translating to MVANYLLALILVFMAFRIGKSVLLYFGNDLEPVFIFVGLTFLLLIGPLLRWYVAGMTTPNYKLPRYYFVALIPFTALFFSSFFVTRNWFESNTQEVLIVFASLLVFIYLHFAFYIFSAHRVLQKIKKSYPKALRTKSQNAIIAWLNLVVVGFVLIWVSYFLNIIEDTVPYIIGPIIYSVVVYFLSFKAFQLKATDMDGSVFKKNDDTQLFAQIVKLILDEKRHLEPNVSLASISKSVHKTTQKTSEVINQYAKQNFNDFINYYRIQEAKERLKGEDGKDLTISAIAFDSGFSSLSSFNSAFKKFEGMTPSGYRKANTV from the coding sequence ATGGTAGCCAACTATCTATTGGCCCTTATCCTTGTTTTCATGGCCTTTCGGATAGGTAAATCCGTCCTATTGTATTTTGGTAATGATCTGGAACCTGTCTTCATTTTTGTAGGATTGACTTTTCTATTGTTGATAGGTCCCTTATTGCGGTGGTACGTTGCTGGAATGACCACTCCAAATTATAAACTGCCACGTTACTATTTTGTGGCACTGATCCCATTTACAGCATTGTTTTTTTCCAGCTTTTTTGTCACCAGAAATTGGTTTGAGAGCAATACCCAAGAGGTTCTTATTGTATTTGCCAGCCTTCTTGTTTTTATCTATTTGCATTTTGCCTTTTACATTTTTAGTGCCCATAGGGTATTGCAAAAAATTAAAAAAAGCTACCCTAAAGCACTGCGTACAAAATCCCAGAATGCAATTATTGCCTGGTTGAATCTAGTTGTGGTCGGTTTTGTCCTGATATGGGTATCTTATTTTTTAAATATCATAGAAGATACCGTTCCCTATATTATAGGACCAATCATCTATTCCGTAGTAGTCTATTTTTTAAGCTTTAAGGCTTTTCAACTTAAAGCAACCGATATGGATGGAAGTGTTTTTAAAAAGAATGATGATACACAGTTATTTGCCCAGATCGTCAAATTGATTTTAGACGAAAAACGACATCTGGAACCCAACGTGTCCCTGGCAAGTATAAGTAAGTCCGTTCACAAAACCACCCAGAAAACCTCCGAGGTCATTAACCAATACGCAAAACAAAACTTCAATGATTTTATAAATTATTACAGAATTCAGGAGGCAAAAGAAAGGCTTAAGGGGGAGGATGGCAAAGACCTTACTATATCTGCCATTGCTTTTGATTCAGGGTTTAGCAGTTTGTCGTCCTTCAATAGCGCCTTTAAAAAGTTTGAAGGTATGACCCCTTCTGGTTACAGGAAAGCTAATACGGTATGA